A window of Ranitomeya variabilis isolate aRanVar5 chromosome 2, aRanVar5.hap1, whole genome shotgun sequence contains these coding sequences:
- the RALGDS gene encoding ral guanine nucleotide dissociation stimulator isoform X6 → MMMLDLQSSTQEIGEEVDDGVIYSISLRKVQLHHAATKGQRWLGVSRVPSPMGTAEGGLAGPRDTTLESETALSLYETCKVRTIKAGTLEKLVEYLVSAFKGNDSTYVTIFLCTYRAFATTKQVLDLLLNKFGRLHPQLNGEHSHNSIDDRLELKNTISSILGAWLDQYSEDFRQTPDYVCLKQLIAYVRHNIPGSDLERRARNLLSQFQRQQISELEQDVVDHTSCTFRLVEESALLEGKPDFLSFQQDMVAEQFTVMDADLFKKVVPYHCLGCIWSQRDKKGKEHLAPTIRATVSQFNSVTNCVISTCLSDRSLKPQQRAKVVERWVEVARECRILKNFSSLRAILSALQCNAIHRLKKTWDEVSRENFRTFMELSEIFSDENNHSLSRELLIKEGTSKFATLDINPKRAQKRHQQQREMGVMQGTIPYLGTFLTDLVMLDTAMKDYLEGGLINFEKRRKEFEVIAQIKLLQSACNNYSFIPEEAFADWFHSVERLTEAESYSLSCEIEPLSESASNTLKAKKNTGIIKRWSDRQPPSSEPCTSVSSHSKSFDQLKCSPHLCGNDTADSVSVTSAGSSSSDVEEINISFVPESPDCQKKVREEQPKDPPAQATERCAPLGFWESTSLSSLDTSGIGSGSSSASSSSVSSTPVSASRTHKRSVSGISSYSSLSLPLYNQQIDDCCIIRVSLDVDNGNMYKSILVTSQDKTPVVIRKAMAKHNLDGERAEDYELVQIISEERELKIPDNANVFYAMNSGANYDFILKRRGFSKGVKIKHGSSSTLPRMKQKGLKIAKGIF, encoded by the exons AGCTCCACGCAGGAGATCGGAGAAGAGGTGGATGATGGCGTTATCTACAGCATCTCCCTGCGGAAAGTGCAGCTCCACCACGCGGCCACTAAGGGGCAGCGATGGCTGGGGGTAAGCAGGGTACCATCCCCCATGGGCACGGCTGAAGGCGGGCTTGCTGGACCCCGGGACACCACG TTGGAGAGCGAGACGGCGCTGAGTCTGTACGAGACATGCAAGGTGCGGACCATCAAGGCGGGGACCCTGGAGAAGCTGGTGGAATACCTGGTCTCCGCGTTCAAGGGCAACGACTCCACCTACGTCACCATCTTCCTGTGCACCTACAGGGCGTTCGCAACCACTAAGCAGGTGCTGGACTTGCTGCTAAACAA GTTTGGGCGTCTTCACCCGCAGCTGAATGGCGAGCACTCCCACAACAGCATCGACGATCGGCTGGAGCTGAAGAA CACCATCTCCTCCATCCTGGGAGCCTGGCTGGATCAGTACTCTGAAGATTTTCGGCAAACCCCGGATTACGTGTGTCTCAAGCAGCTGATCGCATACGTACGGCACAACATCCCCGGCTCAGACCTGGAGCGCAGAGCTCGCAATCTACTGTCACAGTTCCAGAGGCAGCAGATCAGCGAGCTGGAGCAGGACG TCGTGGACCACACAAGCTGCACGTTCCGCCTCGTGGAAGAGAGCGCCCTCCTGGAGGGGAAGCCGGACTTCTTGTCCTTCCAACAGGACATGGTGGCCGAACAGTTTACAGTCATGGACGCT GACCTCTTTAAGAAGGTGGTGCCATATCACTGCCTGGGTTGTATCTGGTCCCAGAGGGATAAGAAAGGCAAAGAGCACCTGGCGCCCACTATCCGTGCCACCGTCTCGCAGTTCAATAGCGTCACTAACTGCGTCATCTCCACGTGCCTGAGTGACCGCTCACTGAAGCCGCAGCAGAGGGCGAAGGTGGTGGAGCGCTGGGTGGAGGTGGCCCGG GAATGTCGCATCCTGAAGAACTTCTCGTCTCTCCGCGCCATTCTGTCTGCGCTCCAGTGTAACGCCATCCACAGGCTTAAGAAGACGTGGGACGAGGTGTCGCG GGAGAACTTCAGGACGTTCATGGAACTTTCCGAAATCTTCTCCGACGAGAACAACCACTCGTTAAGCCGCGAGCTGCTGATTAAG gagggAACTTCTAAATTTGCAACCCTGGATATTAATCCAAAGAGGGCACAGAAGAGACACCAACAGCAAAGAGAGATG GGAGTCATGCAAGGAACCATTCCTTACCTCGGCACTTTCCTTACTGACCTGGTGATGCTGGACACGGCCATGAAGGACTACTTAGAG GGAGGCCTGATAAACTTTGAGAAGAGACGGAAG GAGTTCGAGGTGATCGCACAGATAAAGCTGCTGCAGTCGGCCTGTAACAACTACAGTTTTATCCCAGAGGAGGCGTTTGCGGACTGGTTTCACAGCGTGGAGCGGCTGACCGAAGCAGAGAG CTACAGCCTGTCCTGTGAGATTGAACCTTTATCTGAATCCGCGAGCAACACTCTAAAGGCCAAGAAAAACACGGGGATCATCAAACGATGGAGCGA CCGTCAGCCTCCCAGCTCCGAGCCCTGCACCAGCGTCAGTTCTCACTCCAAGTCATTCGATCAGCTGAAATGCAGCCCGCACCTCTGCGGAAACGACACCGCCGACTCTGTCAGTGTAACGTCCGCTGGATCAAGCAGCTCCGACGTGGAGGAGATAAACATCAGCTTCGTGCCCGAGTCCCCGGATTGCCAGAAGAAGGTACGAGAGGAACAGCCCAAAGATCCACCGGCACAGGCCACAGAACGCTGTGCTCCCCTGGGG TTCTGGGAATCAACGTCGCTTTCATCTCTGGACACGTCGGGCATCGGCTCCGGGTCCAGCAGCGCTTCCTCGTCGTCCGTCTCCTCTACGCCTGTCTCGGCCTCTCGGACGCACAAGCGCTCGGTCTCCGGGATCTCCAGTTACTCGTCACTTTCTCTTCCCCTCTACAACCAGCAGATCGATGATTGCTGCATCATCCGGGTCAGCCTGGACGTGGACAATGGCAACATGTACAAGAGCATCCTG GTAACAAGTCAGGACAAAACCCCCGTGGTGATCCGCAAAGCAATGGCCAAACACAACTTGGACGGGGAGCGGGCAGAGGACTACGAGCTGGTCCAGATCATTTCTGAGGAGAGAG AGCTGAAGATCCCAGATAACGCCAACGTCTTCTACGCAATGAACTCAGGAGCCAACTACGACTTTATACTAAAAAGACGCGGCTTTTCCAAAGGGGTAAAAATCAAGCACGGCTCCAGCTCTACACTGCCCCGGATGAAGCAGAAAGGACTCAAGATAGCCAAGGGCATCTTCTGA
- the RALGDS gene encoding ral guanine nucleotide dissociation stimulator isoform X5 produces MEQKLAFTLQKALLQPVKMCILDMPLLVDPESSTQEIGEEVDDGVIYSISLRKVQLHHAATKGQRWLGVSRVPSPMGTAEGGLAGPRDTTLESETALSLYETCKVRTIKAGTLEKLVEYLVSAFKGNDSTYVTIFLCTYRAFATTKQVLDLLLNKFGRLHPQLNGEHSHNSIDDRLELKNTISSILGAWLDQYSEDFRQTPDYVCLKQLIAYVRHNIPGSDLERRARNLLSQFQRQQISELEQDVVDHTSCTFRLVEESALLEGKPDFLSFQQDMVAEQFTVMDADLFKKVVPYHCLGCIWSQRDKKGKEHLAPTIRATVSQFNSVTNCVISTCLSDRSLKPQQRAKVVERWVEVARECRILKNFSSLRAILSALQCNAIHRLKKTWDEVSRENFRTFMELSEIFSDENNHSLSRELLIKEGTSKFATLDINPKRAQKRHQQQREMGVMQGTIPYLGTFLTDLVMLDTAMKDYLEGGLINFEKRRKEFEVIAQIKLLQSACNNYSFIPEEAFADWFHSVERLTEAESYSLSCEIEPLSESASNTLKAKKNTGIIKRWSDRQPPSSEPCTSVSSHSKSFDQLKCSPHLCGNDTADSVSVTSAGSSSSDVEEINISFVPESPDCQKKFWESTSLSSLDTSGIGSGSSSASSSSVSSTPVSASRTHKRSVSGISSYSSLSLPLYNQQIDDCCIIRVSLDVDNGNMYKSILVTSQDKTPVVIRKAMAKHNLDGERAEDYELVQIISEERELKIPDNANVFYAMNSGANYDFILKRRGFSKGVKIKHGSSSTLPRMKQKGLKIAKGIF; encoded by the exons AGCTCCACGCAGGAGATCGGAGAAGAGGTGGATGATGGCGTTATCTACAGCATCTCCCTGCGGAAAGTGCAGCTCCACCACGCGGCCACTAAGGGGCAGCGATGGCTGGGGGTAAGCAGGGTACCATCCCCCATGGGCACGGCTGAAGGCGGGCTTGCTGGACCCCGGGACACCACG TTGGAGAGCGAGACGGCGCTGAGTCTGTACGAGACATGCAAGGTGCGGACCATCAAGGCGGGGACCCTGGAGAAGCTGGTGGAATACCTGGTCTCCGCGTTCAAGGGCAACGACTCCACCTACGTCACCATCTTCCTGTGCACCTACAGGGCGTTCGCAACCACTAAGCAGGTGCTGGACTTGCTGCTAAACAA GTTTGGGCGTCTTCACCCGCAGCTGAATGGCGAGCACTCCCACAACAGCATCGACGATCGGCTGGAGCTGAAGAA CACCATCTCCTCCATCCTGGGAGCCTGGCTGGATCAGTACTCTGAAGATTTTCGGCAAACCCCGGATTACGTGTGTCTCAAGCAGCTGATCGCATACGTACGGCACAACATCCCCGGCTCAGACCTGGAGCGCAGAGCTCGCAATCTACTGTCACAGTTCCAGAGGCAGCAGATCAGCGAGCTGGAGCAGGACG TCGTGGACCACACAAGCTGCACGTTCCGCCTCGTGGAAGAGAGCGCCCTCCTGGAGGGGAAGCCGGACTTCTTGTCCTTCCAACAGGACATGGTGGCCGAACAGTTTACAGTCATGGACGCT GACCTCTTTAAGAAGGTGGTGCCATATCACTGCCTGGGTTGTATCTGGTCCCAGAGGGATAAGAAAGGCAAAGAGCACCTGGCGCCCACTATCCGTGCCACCGTCTCGCAGTTCAATAGCGTCACTAACTGCGTCATCTCCACGTGCCTGAGTGACCGCTCACTGAAGCCGCAGCAGAGGGCGAAGGTGGTGGAGCGCTGGGTGGAGGTGGCCCGG GAATGTCGCATCCTGAAGAACTTCTCGTCTCTCCGCGCCATTCTGTCTGCGCTCCAGTGTAACGCCATCCACAGGCTTAAGAAGACGTGGGACGAGGTGTCGCG GGAGAACTTCAGGACGTTCATGGAACTTTCCGAAATCTTCTCCGACGAGAACAACCACTCGTTAAGCCGCGAGCTGCTGATTAAG gagggAACTTCTAAATTTGCAACCCTGGATATTAATCCAAAGAGGGCACAGAAGAGACACCAACAGCAAAGAGAGATG GGAGTCATGCAAGGAACCATTCCTTACCTCGGCACTTTCCTTACTGACCTGGTGATGCTGGACACGGCCATGAAGGACTACTTAGAG GGAGGCCTGATAAACTTTGAGAAGAGACGGAAG GAGTTCGAGGTGATCGCACAGATAAAGCTGCTGCAGTCGGCCTGTAACAACTACAGTTTTATCCCAGAGGAGGCGTTTGCGGACTGGTTTCACAGCGTGGAGCGGCTGACCGAAGCAGAGAG CTACAGCCTGTCCTGTGAGATTGAACCTTTATCTGAATCCGCGAGCAACACTCTAAAGGCCAAGAAAAACACGGGGATCATCAAACGATGGAGCGA CCGTCAGCCTCCCAGCTCCGAGCCCTGCACCAGCGTCAGTTCTCACTCCAAGTCATTCGATCAGCTGAAATGCAGCCCGCACCTCTGCGGAAACGACACCGCCGACTCTGTCAGTGTAACGTCCGCTGGATCAAGCAGCTCCGACGTGGAGGAGATAAACATCAGCTTCGTGCCCGAGTCCCCGGATTGCCAGAAGAAG TTCTGGGAATCAACGTCGCTTTCATCTCTGGACACGTCGGGCATCGGCTCCGGGTCCAGCAGCGCTTCCTCGTCGTCCGTCTCCTCTACGCCTGTCTCGGCCTCTCGGACGCACAAGCGCTCGGTCTCCGGGATCTCCAGTTACTCGTCACTTTCTCTTCCCCTCTACAACCAGCAGATCGATGATTGCTGCATCATCCGGGTCAGCCTGGACGTGGACAATGGCAACATGTACAAGAGCATCCTG GTAACAAGTCAGGACAAAACCCCCGTGGTGATCCGCAAAGCAATGGCCAAACACAACTTGGACGGGGAGCGGGCAGAGGACTACGAGCTGGTCCAGATCATTTCTGAGGAGAGAG AGCTGAAGATCCCAGATAACGCCAACGTCTTCTACGCAATGAACTCAGGAGCCAACTACGACTTTATACTAAAAAGACGCGGCTTTTCCAAAGGGGTAAAAATCAAGCACGGCTCCAGCTCTACACTGCCCCGGATGAAGCAGAAAGGACTCAAGATAGCCAAGGGCATCTTCTGA
- the RALGDS gene encoding ral guanine nucleotide dissociation stimulator isoform X3, translating into MNARPAPPEKPTSLRKDNLYLSYLAKVLETFCLHVPVPSMSSTQEIGEEVDDGVIYSISLRKVQLHHAATKGQRWLGVSRVPSPMGTAEGGLAGPRDTTLESETALSLYETCKVRTIKAGTLEKLVEYLVSAFKGNDSTYVTIFLCTYRAFATTKQVLDLLLNKFGRLHPQLNGEHSHNSIDDRLELKNTISSILGAWLDQYSEDFRQTPDYVCLKQLIAYVRHNIPGSDLERRARNLLSQFQRQQISELEQDVVDHTSCTFRLVEESALLEGKPDFLSFQQDMVAEQFTVMDADLFKKVVPYHCLGCIWSQRDKKGKEHLAPTIRATVSQFNSVTNCVISTCLSDRSLKPQQRAKVVERWVEVARECRILKNFSSLRAILSALQCNAIHRLKKTWDEVSRENFRTFMELSEIFSDENNHSLSRELLIKEGTSKFATLDINPKRAQKRHQQQREMGVMQGTIPYLGTFLTDLVMLDTAMKDYLEGGLINFEKRRKEFEVIAQIKLLQSACNNYSFIPEEAFADWFHSVERLTEAESYSLSCEIEPLSESASNTLKAKKNTGIIKRWSDRQPPSSEPCTSVSSHSKSFDQLKCSPHLCGNDTADSVSVTSAGSSSSDVEEINISFVPESPDCQKKVREEQPKDPPAQATERCAPLGFWESTSLSSLDTSGIGSGSSSASSSSVSSTPVSASRTHKRSVSGISSYSSLSLPLYNQQIDDCCIIRVSLDVDNGNMYKSILVTSQDKTPVVIRKAMAKHNLDGERAEDYELVQIISEERELKIPDNANVFYAMNSGANYDFILKRRGFSKGVKIKHGSSSTLPRMKQKGLKIAKGIF; encoded by the exons AGCTCCACGCAGGAGATCGGAGAAGAGGTGGATGATGGCGTTATCTACAGCATCTCCCTGCGGAAAGTGCAGCTCCACCACGCGGCCACTAAGGGGCAGCGATGGCTGGGGGTAAGCAGGGTACCATCCCCCATGGGCACGGCTGAAGGCGGGCTTGCTGGACCCCGGGACACCACG TTGGAGAGCGAGACGGCGCTGAGTCTGTACGAGACATGCAAGGTGCGGACCATCAAGGCGGGGACCCTGGAGAAGCTGGTGGAATACCTGGTCTCCGCGTTCAAGGGCAACGACTCCACCTACGTCACCATCTTCCTGTGCACCTACAGGGCGTTCGCAACCACTAAGCAGGTGCTGGACTTGCTGCTAAACAA GTTTGGGCGTCTTCACCCGCAGCTGAATGGCGAGCACTCCCACAACAGCATCGACGATCGGCTGGAGCTGAAGAA CACCATCTCCTCCATCCTGGGAGCCTGGCTGGATCAGTACTCTGAAGATTTTCGGCAAACCCCGGATTACGTGTGTCTCAAGCAGCTGATCGCATACGTACGGCACAACATCCCCGGCTCAGACCTGGAGCGCAGAGCTCGCAATCTACTGTCACAGTTCCAGAGGCAGCAGATCAGCGAGCTGGAGCAGGACG TCGTGGACCACACAAGCTGCACGTTCCGCCTCGTGGAAGAGAGCGCCCTCCTGGAGGGGAAGCCGGACTTCTTGTCCTTCCAACAGGACATGGTGGCCGAACAGTTTACAGTCATGGACGCT GACCTCTTTAAGAAGGTGGTGCCATATCACTGCCTGGGTTGTATCTGGTCCCAGAGGGATAAGAAAGGCAAAGAGCACCTGGCGCCCACTATCCGTGCCACCGTCTCGCAGTTCAATAGCGTCACTAACTGCGTCATCTCCACGTGCCTGAGTGACCGCTCACTGAAGCCGCAGCAGAGGGCGAAGGTGGTGGAGCGCTGGGTGGAGGTGGCCCGG GAATGTCGCATCCTGAAGAACTTCTCGTCTCTCCGCGCCATTCTGTCTGCGCTCCAGTGTAACGCCATCCACAGGCTTAAGAAGACGTGGGACGAGGTGTCGCG GGAGAACTTCAGGACGTTCATGGAACTTTCCGAAATCTTCTCCGACGAGAACAACCACTCGTTAAGCCGCGAGCTGCTGATTAAG gagggAACTTCTAAATTTGCAACCCTGGATATTAATCCAAAGAGGGCACAGAAGAGACACCAACAGCAAAGAGAGATG GGAGTCATGCAAGGAACCATTCCTTACCTCGGCACTTTCCTTACTGACCTGGTGATGCTGGACACGGCCATGAAGGACTACTTAGAG GGAGGCCTGATAAACTTTGAGAAGAGACGGAAG GAGTTCGAGGTGATCGCACAGATAAAGCTGCTGCAGTCGGCCTGTAACAACTACAGTTTTATCCCAGAGGAGGCGTTTGCGGACTGGTTTCACAGCGTGGAGCGGCTGACCGAAGCAGAGAG CTACAGCCTGTCCTGTGAGATTGAACCTTTATCTGAATCCGCGAGCAACACTCTAAAGGCCAAGAAAAACACGGGGATCATCAAACGATGGAGCGA CCGTCAGCCTCCCAGCTCCGAGCCCTGCACCAGCGTCAGTTCTCACTCCAAGTCATTCGATCAGCTGAAATGCAGCCCGCACCTCTGCGGAAACGACACCGCCGACTCTGTCAGTGTAACGTCCGCTGGATCAAGCAGCTCCGACGTGGAGGAGATAAACATCAGCTTCGTGCCCGAGTCCCCGGATTGCCAGAAGAAGGTACGAGAGGAACAGCCCAAAGATCCACCGGCACAGGCCACAGAACGCTGTGCTCCCCTGGGG TTCTGGGAATCAACGTCGCTTTCATCTCTGGACACGTCGGGCATCGGCTCCGGGTCCAGCAGCGCTTCCTCGTCGTCCGTCTCCTCTACGCCTGTCTCGGCCTCTCGGACGCACAAGCGCTCGGTCTCCGGGATCTCCAGTTACTCGTCACTTTCTCTTCCCCTCTACAACCAGCAGATCGATGATTGCTGCATCATCCGGGTCAGCCTGGACGTGGACAATGGCAACATGTACAAGAGCATCCTG GTAACAAGTCAGGACAAAACCCCCGTGGTGATCCGCAAAGCAATGGCCAAACACAACTTGGACGGGGAGCGGGCAGAGGACTACGAGCTGGTCCAGATCATTTCTGAGGAGAGAG AGCTGAAGATCCCAGATAACGCCAACGTCTTCTACGCAATGAACTCAGGAGCCAACTACGACTTTATACTAAAAAGACGCGGCTTTTCCAAAGGGGTAAAAATCAAGCACGGCTCCAGCTCTACACTGCCCCGGATGAAGCAGAAAGGACTCAAGATAGCCAAGGGCATCTTCTGA
- the RALGDS gene encoding ral guanine nucleotide dissociation stimulator isoform X4, producing MEQKLAFTLQKALLQPVKMCILDMPLLVDPESSTQEIGEEVDDGVIYSISLRKVQLHHAATKGQRWLGVSRVPSPMGTAEGGLAGPRDTTLESETALSLYETCKVRTIKAGTLEKLVEYLVSAFKGNDSTYVTIFLCTYRAFATTKQVLDLLLNKFGRLHPQLNGEHSHNSIDDRLELKNTISSILGAWLDQYSEDFRQTPDYVCLKQLIAYVRHNIPGSDLERRARNLLSQFQRQQISELEQDVVDHTSCTFRLVEESALLEGKPDFLSFQQDMVAEQFTVMDADLFKKVVPYHCLGCIWSQRDKKGKEHLAPTIRATVSQFNSVTNCVISTCLSDRSLKPQQRAKVVERWVEVARECRILKNFSSLRAILSALQCNAIHRLKKTWDEVSRENFRTFMELSEIFSDENNHSLSRELLIKEGTSKFATLDINPKRAQKRHQQQREMGVMQGTIPYLGTFLTDLVMLDTAMKDYLEGGLINFEKRRKEFEVIAQIKLLQSACNNYSFIPEEAFADWFHSVERLTEAESYSLSCEIEPLSESASNTLKAKKNTGIIKRWSDRQPPSSEPCTSVSSHSKSFDQLKCSPHLCGNDTADSVSVTSAGSSSSDVEEINISFVPESPDCQKKVREEQPKDPPAQATERCAPLGFWESTSLSSLDTSGIGSGSSSASSSSVSSTPVSASRTHKRSVSGISSYSSLSLPLYNQQIDDCCIIRVSLDVDNGNMYKSILVTSQDKTPVVIRKAMAKHNLDGERAEDYELVQIISEERELKIPDNANVFYAMNSGANYDFILKRRGFSKGVKIKHGSSSTLPRMKQKGLKIAKGIF from the exons AGCTCCACGCAGGAGATCGGAGAAGAGGTGGATGATGGCGTTATCTACAGCATCTCCCTGCGGAAAGTGCAGCTCCACCACGCGGCCACTAAGGGGCAGCGATGGCTGGGGGTAAGCAGGGTACCATCCCCCATGGGCACGGCTGAAGGCGGGCTTGCTGGACCCCGGGACACCACG TTGGAGAGCGAGACGGCGCTGAGTCTGTACGAGACATGCAAGGTGCGGACCATCAAGGCGGGGACCCTGGAGAAGCTGGTGGAATACCTGGTCTCCGCGTTCAAGGGCAACGACTCCACCTACGTCACCATCTTCCTGTGCACCTACAGGGCGTTCGCAACCACTAAGCAGGTGCTGGACTTGCTGCTAAACAA GTTTGGGCGTCTTCACCCGCAGCTGAATGGCGAGCACTCCCACAACAGCATCGACGATCGGCTGGAGCTGAAGAA CACCATCTCCTCCATCCTGGGAGCCTGGCTGGATCAGTACTCTGAAGATTTTCGGCAAACCCCGGATTACGTGTGTCTCAAGCAGCTGATCGCATACGTACGGCACAACATCCCCGGCTCAGACCTGGAGCGCAGAGCTCGCAATCTACTGTCACAGTTCCAGAGGCAGCAGATCAGCGAGCTGGAGCAGGACG TCGTGGACCACACAAGCTGCACGTTCCGCCTCGTGGAAGAGAGCGCCCTCCTGGAGGGGAAGCCGGACTTCTTGTCCTTCCAACAGGACATGGTGGCCGAACAGTTTACAGTCATGGACGCT GACCTCTTTAAGAAGGTGGTGCCATATCACTGCCTGGGTTGTATCTGGTCCCAGAGGGATAAGAAAGGCAAAGAGCACCTGGCGCCCACTATCCGTGCCACCGTCTCGCAGTTCAATAGCGTCACTAACTGCGTCATCTCCACGTGCCTGAGTGACCGCTCACTGAAGCCGCAGCAGAGGGCGAAGGTGGTGGAGCGCTGGGTGGAGGTGGCCCGG GAATGTCGCATCCTGAAGAACTTCTCGTCTCTCCGCGCCATTCTGTCTGCGCTCCAGTGTAACGCCATCCACAGGCTTAAGAAGACGTGGGACGAGGTGTCGCG GGAGAACTTCAGGACGTTCATGGAACTTTCCGAAATCTTCTCCGACGAGAACAACCACTCGTTAAGCCGCGAGCTGCTGATTAAG gagggAACTTCTAAATTTGCAACCCTGGATATTAATCCAAAGAGGGCACAGAAGAGACACCAACAGCAAAGAGAGATG GGAGTCATGCAAGGAACCATTCCTTACCTCGGCACTTTCCTTACTGACCTGGTGATGCTGGACACGGCCATGAAGGACTACTTAGAG GGAGGCCTGATAAACTTTGAGAAGAGACGGAAG GAGTTCGAGGTGATCGCACAGATAAAGCTGCTGCAGTCGGCCTGTAACAACTACAGTTTTATCCCAGAGGAGGCGTTTGCGGACTGGTTTCACAGCGTGGAGCGGCTGACCGAAGCAGAGAG CTACAGCCTGTCCTGTGAGATTGAACCTTTATCTGAATCCGCGAGCAACACTCTAAAGGCCAAGAAAAACACGGGGATCATCAAACGATGGAGCGA CCGTCAGCCTCCCAGCTCCGAGCCCTGCACCAGCGTCAGTTCTCACTCCAAGTCATTCGATCAGCTGAAATGCAGCCCGCACCTCTGCGGAAACGACACCGCCGACTCTGTCAGTGTAACGTCCGCTGGATCAAGCAGCTCCGACGTGGAGGAGATAAACATCAGCTTCGTGCCCGAGTCCCCGGATTGCCAGAAGAAGGTACGAGAGGAACAGCCCAAAGATCCACCGGCACAGGCCACAGAACGCTGTGCTCCCCTGGGG TTCTGGGAATCAACGTCGCTTTCATCTCTGGACACGTCGGGCATCGGCTCCGGGTCCAGCAGCGCTTCCTCGTCGTCCGTCTCCTCTACGCCTGTCTCGGCCTCTCGGACGCACAAGCGCTCGGTCTCCGGGATCTCCAGTTACTCGTCACTTTCTCTTCCCCTCTACAACCAGCAGATCGATGATTGCTGCATCATCCGGGTCAGCCTGGACGTGGACAATGGCAACATGTACAAGAGCATCCTG GTAACAAGTCAGGACAAAACCCCCGTGGTGATCCGCAAAGCAATGGCCAAACACAACTTGGACGGGGAGCGGGCAGAGGACTACGAGCTGGTCCAGATCATTTCTGAGGAGAGAG AGCTGAAGATCCCAGATAACGCCAACGTCTTCTACGCAATGAACTCAGGAGCCAACTACGACTTTATACTAAAAAGACGCGGCTTTTCCAAAGGGGTAAAAATCAAGCACGGCTCCAGCTCTACACTGCCCCGGATGAAGCAGAAAGGACTCAAGATAGCCAAGGGCATCTTCTGA